The Mastacembelus armatus chromosome 14, fMasArm1.2, whole genome shotgun sequence genomic interval AACCTTGGATAACAAGAAtgtttgggttgccaggttgtggaAAAGCCTCTTTAATTCCTCAGTCTTCTGGACTTTTCCTATTTTCGACTGCAGACTTCTGGCTCAACCATTTATtacctgtgaaatgtttttatgagGTTATGAGGTGAAGGTGTTTCCATTCTGCCGTTTGTGTCCAGCTGAAATTAAAAGTTTTGGTGCTGAAATGTCGATGTGGTTCTGTTTGGTAATGATGAGGCTATAAATGTTATAAAGCTTTATCAAAAATAAAGTAATCACAATAAAAGACTCGTATAATCCATGAACTCTGCAGTAAATGTTAAGAATCAGGTTTCTAGAAGGACCAGATGCGCTGCAGCTGTATTCCATAAGAACAGTAGTGAAGTGAGAAAAATGTTGTGCACAGAAGGATTTtccacaacctggcaacccatcAGCTGCTCTTCCTGATGGCTGATCTGTAAAGTGTCAGTAAATGATGTGTTACCATAAAAAAATTCATCAATTCCAGATTATAATCTGATTATAATATAGATTATAATAAATGGCACCCTGTGAAAAACTGGTTCCACACTTTTAACTAATACAGAGTCATGATAATACGTCACGTTAAATATTTCACCTTTAAATTTTAAGGTTTGTCCATCAGTTTTTTGTCGATGAGGAGAAGCTGGAGTCGGTGCTTTCATCCTGTTCCAATCCCATTTATCCAGGATTGTCTCAGGTGTGTTGGTTTCAAGTAAATTTCACATTTGATTCATTTGTCAACTGGAAAAAGTTATATTCTTCCTCCCCATGGATCCCTGGTCCTTCGTTCCTTGTTTCCTGCTCCCTGGCTAGACAGGATCCACCACCAGGACTTTACACTCCCTCTTAGCGATCTTGTCCAGCGACAGCAGCGTCTTGTCCTGCGGCGGCAGATAGAGCGGGCGACCAACCGGAGATCCAACGGGAGGAGTGATGGCTCGCCGCTCCATGGCGCTGCCCGTCctgacacatacagaaacaacagacaggTGTGGTCAGACCGAAGGAAACCACAGCTTTGGTCTGACTCCGTTTAAACTCTTCTTCCTACCTCATGATGTGGGATCGGGATGGCTGCTGGTGGGAGAAGGACTGGGACCGACCCAGACTGGCCTGGTGTCGGTCTAGCAGGTCTCGAACTGCTGGGCTGGATGGACTGTTTTTACCTGGTGGtgatgagaagaaaacagattCAGCACAGTGACTGTATTTAAGTCACAGCTGAAGTTTCCACAAAGCTGATGCttccacagtgtgaacagaccaaaccagatttGGTCCTAGATCTGATTCCAATCTGATCTGTGAGTGTGCGAGCACTGTCAGAtcggtcagatcagaatccatctgtttcttttataCTTGTGTATCTGCCACCTGGAAATTTATGTGTGCGATTCTATCCTGGagacaaaaataactttttcaTTGTTcgttattttattatatttggaaACCAACCAGTCAATGAATCTGGACTGGCTCCTGTAAAGTCTTTAGTCTGTAAAGTCGTTTGTATTTAATACtgacactgacagtgttttatgcTGCCCTGTGGGGCAGCTCTCTATGTAAGGGGGATTTTAACCCTGACAACACTTTGACCTGGTAAAATCAGAAAACCTTACGCGACAGAGGCCGAGCATCAGGGGGAGGGTTGGAAACTGAGGCCGTAAACTGAAGCTTCAACTTCATGTGTTGactcagctgcagagacagaaaatcagaggagaaaacttgtttttctgtgtgaactGCAGATAAATATGTAATTAGATATGAACCAGGGAGGCTGTCGGATTCTTACTGCTAGAAACTacaatttttattcatttttactgaGACCCTTcactgcagtaacagcagaaaACTCTGGTGGAGATAATGTTAGCGACCTAATATactgaagtactttacatagaTACTTCAGAATCATACTTGAGTACAGtccttgagtaaatgtacttagtcACTTTCTACCAGTGATTTTGTTTCAGCAACGAAACCTTTTTGCATCTGACTGGAGTTTTGGGTGTTTCAGTCGGGGTCCGGTCGGTACCTCGTACAATCCTGGTTTGAGGATCTGAAAGGCCACACTGAAGGACAGAGTACTTCCTTTCCGACAGTGTCCGAGGTTACTGAGTGGAGTGTGACAGATGACAGCAGCCAGCGCCGTGTCCTCCCCCTGACCACGACCTgagcacacaacacacaacatttCCCTGTAAGGTCCAAGGACTCATTTATGTTGTAGTTTCAAAACCTCAGAGATAACAGCATTTTCTCAGAAAcgtttatgacatttataaaaacTGTTTACTGTCTTAAATCAACCAATCTgtacatttgcatttgaaaatCAATGTTTTCCTTAAATCTATTTGCAGAAATGTTAATGTGCGACTGTGTGTCTTCTGGAGAGATTATGTGAAAATGTGCCAATAACAGCTCATCTCTCTACTTTGATGATGCCGGAAAGACACATGAACAAGTCCTACCAGTCCATAAACTAAACGTGAACTTTCACACCTGAAACTGGTTTTAACCCTGAAATTAATCCTAGAAAACCAGAGGGAAGTAGGTCCCCACACTGGGATGGTGTAAACAGGATGATTCTTCCACACACTGACCCTCTGGAGTCCAGACGAGTCGGACGGCCAAGAAGTCCTGCAGGTTGTTCAGCAGGACGTATTTGACCTTGAAGTGTTCCTTCACCTTGACGGTGCTCGGACAGCTCGCAGTCATGACAAACCGCGGCCGGTCCAGACGGATACTGGGCAACCTGGGGAGGGAGGGTGAATTGCCCATTACTGTCCATGAGAGTCAGGTCTGCATGTTTTAAACATGAGACTTTGGCTCAGTCCTTACCTGTAGTGGGTGTAGATACAATTGGTGAAAGGCATCTTGGGAGTTGACCACTGCAGCACAGCGACCAGGGGAACCTCCAGCCCCTGAAAATAAACCACCAGTCACATGCAACTGAGTGGGTTAATGAATTATGGGAGGAGCTAATGGGATATGGGAGGAGCTAATGGACTGCACCAACAGTTCACTAATATCCCACATTTAAAGAACAGCATCTTCTGGTTCATGTAGTTTGGAACGTAGGAAATACTGTTTATACGTGTTTTAGAAGTACTGCAGTGAAAATACAGAAAGTGGACAAAATccagtgaaataataaaacaatgtaaaaaatatcAGACTTGACAAAATGACACTGTAAAATTAGAACTAAAatgacagacaaagaaaatgtcCAAACCTCGTTGGAGTCGTCCTGTGGTATATCGTTGAGATGCagctgaaacaggaagtcatGCTCTTCCAGAGCGCTGAGCATGCTGGGAAGGCGGCAGGCGGGGCTGTCCACCCTGCAGAAAGACGCCATGCCGACCTCACCTGATTGGTGGCTGCAGAGTCAGAGGGAAGGGAGTGTGAGCTGATACTGTAGATACTAAATTGAtaacattgtaaaaaaaatacatatgtatgtaggtatttccatgtagtactacttcatccttggacttcactacacGTCAGAGCCAAagcttgtactttttcctgctctacatttatctgatatcATGTCACATGAACATGAAACATCAAGTCAGACATGACCATGTGTTTCTGGACGTACCACACGTTGTCGACCAGTAGCACTGAGCCGTCGGGCATCATGGGAAGATACGAGGCGTTGAGGTTTGGTAAAATCCGAACATCGCGAACACTGACCTCCTCTTGAGACGACTCATTGAACACTGGCAGGAGAACACAAACCATTTCttgcattgatttgttgagGTGTGACTTCAGGTTCTTGCTTCTATTCATTACACCATGAACGTCCTGGTCTGTGGTGGATACGTTACTAACCTTTGAGGACGGCCAGGTGCCTCCCGGAGACGGTCATCTGCTTACAGCGGACGGTTGGCGGCGGCAGCACGGTCAGGGTGGTGCTCACTGTGGATGAGAGGAGAGCAAGCTTTGCTAATGCTGCCTGTAATAACTGCTGATTGTTTTTTGAATTAATCTGTTAATTTGGTTTGTGAAGTTCTGGATCCCGTTTTATCTTTCCTGTTGTCACCACTAGTTACATCCCCCTCAAGGATCAGTATCATCAGACGTCTATAAAACTATTCACAGGACACATCAACCTACAGACAAGCTCATTTCCACTTTGCACTTCAGTCGACTTGTCTCGTCCCAAAAAATTTCCAAAACCTAAAGAAATCAGTTCCGTGTACTATAACAAGTAAAAGcattttttaatcaaactattcaatcatttcatgttttcttatgagttaatatttaaattttttgtaTCAACCATATCAAATCTGCTGTATCAACAGATTTGTGCTTTGTACCCTGAGCCTTGAAGGTGTTCAGGTCATGTCTGAAGGTGTGTGTCGGTTCTCGTTGCTGCAGGACACTCAGGTATCCGAGTTCCTGCACCTCTGCTTTTTCTGCCTCCCTCTTCCACACGGTGACCATCACCTGAACACAGGCAGAGGAGAAAAGTACTGAAGAAAACACCACATTAAGATGAGTACGGCCTGAGATTTGATAGTATCCAACAtgtacaaaactgaaaaaaaaaaaaaaaaaaaaaaaaacgcaccAGACCACCATTTTATGATGGACTCAGGACCAGTTTCCTGGATCCCACCTGAGTTCACCAGGTATTAAATTAGGGAAGCACCACCTAGGTTTGCAAAAATCTCTCAGTTGTTTAAGTGTGAAACTGCCTGACCTTGACTTTGAGGGTGCTGACAGGGAGTTTGTccagagagacagtgaggggGAAGATCACTTCATCTGTCAAAACCACCGGCTCATCCAGAGGAGACTGAcatagagaaacaaaaacactgtcagcaaAAGTGGAGGGCCAACCAACTGTACCATCCCTAcaacaacagtgtttttatattgGCCTCCTTCCTTTCTGGCCTAGCAAACTGAGCACCAGTGTACCTGAACAGGTGCCCTGCGGAACTCCCTTGCTGCAGTGCCAGAAGAGTTGTGAATAAGCAGTGGCTTGCAGTCCCTAAAGCTCCGACAGCGGGAGTCCACCCTGCTGCCGAGTGCTGCAATGGCTGCCTCGGCTGCTGCGATGTAGTCTTCTTCGCCATCCTCGTTGGCCTCATCACCACTGCCCTGGTAGTCATGGAGATGCTGGTGGTGGTTGCCTCGGTGACGGCTGCTCTCACCTGGACTCACGCTGGCCACGGCACACAGAGAGCCGGCCAGCTCTCTCCACGCTCGGCTACTGGCTGACTCCGTCCCGAAACTTGCTGTGGTGCCATCACCGGGCCCTGCTGGAAGAGGGACATGATGCAACGCACaaaaactcattttattttataaacctTGGACCCAAATGATTTCTCTAATGTTTACTCCTGTATTCTActataaatgtacacaaaagTATAACATACTACTAGTTTCTCCTACTCTAGTACTATAAATGTACACAAAGTACAACATACTACTAGTTTCTCCTACTCTGGTACTATAAATGAACATGAAAGTATAACATACTACTAGTTTCTTCTATTCTGGTACTATAAATGTACACAAAGTATAACATACTACTAGTTTCTTCTACTCTAGTACTATAAATGTACAGGAAAGTATAACATACTACTAGTTTCTTCTATTCTGGtactataaatatacacaaagtATAACATACTACTAGCTTCTCCTACTCTAGTACTATAAATGTATATGAAAGTATAACATACTACTAGTTTCTCCTACTCTGATActataaatgtacacaaaagTATAACATACTACTAGTTTCTTCTACTCTAGTACTATAAATGTACAGGAAAGTATAACATACTACTAGTTTCTTCTACTCTAGTACTATAAATGTACAGGAAAGTATAACATACTACTAGTTTCTCCTACTCTAGTAttataaatgtacacaaaagTATAACATACTACTAGTTTCTCCTACTCTAGTACTATAAATGCACATGAAAGTATAACATACTAGTTTCTCCTACTCTGATACTATAAATGTACACAAAGTATAACATATTACTAGTTTCTCCTACTCTAGTACTATAAGTGTACACAAAGTATAACATACTACTAGTTTCTCCTAATCTGATActataaatgtacacaaaagTATAACATACTACTAGTTTCTCCTACTCTAGTACTATAAATGTATATGAAAGTATAACATACTACTAGTTTCTCCTACTCTAGTACTATAAATGTACACGAAAGTATAACATACTACTAGTTTCTCCTACTCTAGTACTATAAATGTACACGAAAGTATAACATACTAGTTTCTCCTACTCTGATACTATAAATGTACACAAAGTATAACATACTACTATTTTCTTCTATTCTAGTActataaatgtacacaaaagTATAACATGCTACTAGTTTCTCCTACTCTGGTACTATAAATGTACATGAAAGTATAACATACTACTAGTTTCTTCTATTCTGGTACTATAAATGTACACAAAGTGTAACATACTACCTATTTCTTCTACTCTAGTACTATAAATGAACAGGAAAGTATAACATACTACTAGTTTCTTCTATTCTGGTACTATAAGTGTACACAAAGTATAACATACTACTAGTTTCTCCTAATCTGATActataaatgtacacaaaagTATAACATACTACTAGTTTCTCCTACTCTAGTACTATAAATGTACATGAAAGTATAACATACTAGTTTCTCCTACTCTGATACTATAAATGTACACAAAGTATAACATGCTACTAGTTTCTTCTATTCTAGTActataaatgtacacaaaagTATAACATACTACTAGTTTCTCCTACTCTGGTACTATAAATGTATATGAAAGTATAACATACTACTAGTTTCTTCTATTCTGGTActataaatgtacacaaaagTATAACATGCTACTAGTTTCTCCTACTCTGGTACTATAAATGTACATGAAAGTATAACATACTACTAGTTTCTTCTATTCTGGCACTATAAATGTACACAAAGTATAACATACTACTAGTTTCTCCTACTCTAGTACTATAAATGTATATGAAAGTATAACATACTACTAGTTTCTCCTACTCTGGTACTATGAATGTACAGGAAAGTATAACATACTACTAGTTTCTTCTATTCTAGTActataaatgtacacaaaagCATAACATACTACTAGTTTCTCCTACTCTGGTACTATAAatgtatatgaaaatataacatACTACTAGTTTCTTCTATTCTGGTActataaatgtacacaaaagTATAACATGCTACTAGTTTCTTCTATTCTAGTActataaatgtacacaaaagTATAACATACTACTAGTTTCTCCTACTCTGGTACTATAAATGTATATGAAAGTATAACATACTACTAGTTTCTCCTACTCTGGTACTATGAATGTACAGGAAAGTATAACATACTAcgattttagaaaaacacactaATCACATGAAAATAAGGTTTTGcaagttgcacacacacacacacacacacacacacacacacacacacacaccgttcAGCCCCTATATGATTATTGATCAACATGATCGTGACGCTGTAAATTATTGATTATGACAAGCGCACAGTCTTTGCCTACATTCATGTTATAAAGACACAATAAAATATCTTGGTTTATCCTTCCCCCCGTCCTTCTTTTCATCCCGAGCCGGGTGGGGGCATCCTTCCTGCTCGCCCCTGCCTTACCGGGGCCGTGTTCGGTCGGCGTCGCCCCGGAGTCCCTGCAGCGCAGCACCAGGAGAAAGCGGACGGTCTCACCCAGGTAGAGGTGGCTCCGGCGGGGCAGGGTGCGGTAACGCGCCGGGTCCGACAGATCCGTGATAGGCACCGCCGGGAAATACATGAAATACTCGCACTGCGACTCCATCATCTGCACCATGGCGACGACCGGAGGAGGCTGAGCGAGCTGGACCAGGACGACAGTCAACGCAGTCAGGgacaatgaaacacacacttcctgctccacattttcaaaataaaagcatgtaccTTGTTTGAGGGACCACTGCGCCTCTTGGTGGCCACATTATGACAGTGAAAACTCAGGTAACATGCACCTgtataaacaaaacaagaccCATGTTGAAGAAAAGTTCAATTAGCAGAAGAAATGTCAGAATAAATTAAGCATTCTGCACAAACATGACAAATTATGAAGCTGATCCATTGACGGTGTATAGTCACTGAGCTGATCTTGATCATCATAATTACTATTATGAGAATGATGTTTGGCTTAAATGCGTTAATTAATTTTACAAATGATTACAAAAGTATTATAAAACTAACTATTACACCGTATATGGtatataaatattgtatttaaccacagtgaaatgaaatataaaccAGAGAAGTAATTCAGAAATAACTTTCCAACACTCTATTGTAAAATGTTTAGCACCATATTTGTtgtagttttgcatttttattcattattataaacATAATAACCACCACAGTATTATTATAAACCACCACAGAGAATTTTTACTCATTATTTCCAAACCTATACTCTAagtttatgtattatttattatatgaCGTGTACATTTCACTGTTATAAATAAAGTTCACCGTTTGTGGAGTCAATTCCACTGTTATAAATAAagatagacaaaaaaaaaaaaagttttagctACTTCCTGTACAGACGTTCCCGCCCTTTGCTGCTCGGTACAAAGTCAAATTTCAATATTCATTTCTTAAAGTTAACTTTTATTCAACCGAACCGcatagttttgtgttttattttgtaccaCCACTTTGTTTAGACGGTTTTAAAGTTTAGCCGTAACTTCAGGAGAACTAGCTAGTgaagctagctagctaacgttagctagtgAAGTTAgctggctaacgttagctaacgttaaatAAGatttataaactataaaatataaGATATAAGATCTTTAGGGATGTCTTTCTGCTAATTTAAATCGTTTTTACTTTAATGATTCTTTCACTTATGTTAGGGTCAGGAGAAGACAGCCATAACCCACCTCGTGCTACAGGTAGCTAGGTAACTGTTACTAAGTAAGTTCAGTACGTTATTATGCTAAGTTGAACATACACACTGTGATTCTTTGACATTTGTGCCAGTAAAACTTTTATTAACTAACTGGGTCATCTTGTCTGCCCTCACAGATGCTGCAGGACAGTTTCGTGCACCAGACTTGATCATCCTGGGGCTTTGATAACCAGAGCATGAGGTATGTTAGTTAACTGTTACACAGAAATGGTTGTTAGACATTTTTGCctaacagcaagaaggttcctggtttgaaacccatcagggacctttctgtgtggagtctgcatgttctccctgtgcttgtgtgggttttctccaggtactctggtttcctcccacagtccaaaaacatgtatgtcaggttgattggtgactctaaattgcccataggagtgagtgtgagtgtgtgaggttgtttgtctctatgtggccctgtgatggactggggacctgtccagggtgatGTTGGTGTTGGGCCTCAGTGAGTAACAAGCAGCAGTgagtgaaaaataatgaaactcTGCCCAGAATCAGCTCAATCAATAACAAGCAAACTGCATCAGAATAGCAGGAAGTAATGCTAACAGGtcaatataatttcattttatatcaACATTTTCTGTGATCAAGAAGACAAATAAAGTCAGATAAACCTCTGTTCAGAAATATGAACAGAGGTTTATAACAGTTGGAAATCTGCTCATCAGGTCTAGGTTGTCTCTGCAGTGGACAGGAGTTTTCCAAAAtagttttgtgttgtgtattaAAGTagaattgtattatttttatttcactaatGAAATTATCCCTGAAACTTAAATATAATGTCTTTAACatgtgaggttttttttaataatatattgatTTATCTACCACATGCTATCCACCATGTTTCACAATAAAGCAGGGTTGTAATGgtgttaaataaatgaaaatacaataaatggtTCAGGAATAAGgtatacacacaaatattataTCAGACTTGCTTCTTGCAGttgtaaacaataaaatcaactaatataaataaatagttttttgaaatattaaactAATGTGTTATTTTACTAATGCATTTATATCACATGTAGTCTAGAGTAAACCATAAACACCATCAGCAATTCACCTTAaatttctgaatgtttttctcCCACTTTACCACATTTTAAAGATGCAGAGTGTTGCACCACACCAGGGTCTCCTCTAAAAATAATAGTGGAATCATTAAATGGTGATCTAGAATGAGGGTTCAGCATTGACTGGGACCACTGTGTTTCAGTCCACAGCTCAGATGGTACATGAGGACCGGTCTGATGGTCTGGTCTCTGAGTCCATAGATGAGAGAACTCAGACACCTGGGtaggacaaaaataaacacatagaAAACATTCCTGACACGTACAATTGCTAATGTTGGTAAAATAGTTAAGAGTGgttgaataaaaatgttgtacATAGTTGAGATGAGACTGAGGCCCAGCTGCACcaggtgcagcagcagtgtgttacGAGCCTTATGGGCTGAAGCTTTGTCTGTGGAGGCTGACCTGGCTGCTACTATCACACCAATGTAGGAGGAGGTGATTGCTACAGTAGCTGACGTGAACACAAGATAAGTGTACACTTTGTCAAATTGATCAGCTTTCAGATCAAGTAACAGGAATAAACCAGAGCATATATCTTTCATCAGCAGGCTCTCCATGTTTTTGAATAGAAAATTTATCAGTAAAAGAACTCGAATTAGGACATTTAGCAAACTGAAGGCCCAGACCACACAGATGGCCAGCCCTGTGTTtctgatggtgatgatggtagCGTGTCTCAGTGGGTAGCACACAGCTACATATCTCTCCAAAGACATCACTACCAGTGTGAGAGGAGAGATGTCATTTGAGAGCCTGGCGAGCATAATGAGAACACCACACACAGGATATGTTAGTAATATTCTGCAGGTGGACAGTAGGTACAGTAACTGACTCAGTGCTAACTGAACAGTGTCTGCAAAAAGCAGGTTATACAGTCTCTGACTGATTTGCATATGACATTTTAGAGAAGCATAAATATAAACTTCTTGATGCTCTTGAAGAAAATTATTTCTCTGCAGTTTGCCTTCCTACAATAATCAAGACATGTTATATTTAAAGTGTCACACACTTTAAATATAACATGTCTTGATTGTCCacatgcaaaacagaaaaggttAGAAGCAGCTCTATGTGAGCAGAGCTGGTCTGCAGTTTTTCTCTGTCCTGACAACCTCTTTATTAGCTCAGTCCTTCCAGCTACTCCACATGACACTCATTCTGCTCCACGTCACAGCCCCACTATTGGGCATGGGAACATGTCCACATTTGTTTAATAGTGACACATCAGTATGAGAACATGTTTTTGTAACAGTGATGGTCTGTTCTTCATCAGCAATGTCCACAAGCAAACCCAGAATCATCCACAAACATTCATGGTACGCAAACAGTTGTTAAGTCAGAAGTGGTGTCTGTGTCACTGTAGCCTGAGCTGATCACAGTCAATTCCTGTGACACTATCACTTGTGAGCACGAATAAGTAATATGTTAGCAGACTGTGAAGTAATTCCTCTAGTTACTTTCCTGTAATTGTTTTATACATGGGCATGAAAAGATAtgactttaaatgaaaaattgtGATGTTGAAAAAAACAGTCCTATTGTTTAAGTTTTGCCTCTTTTGTGATGTCATGTGTGACAGACAAGCAGAAGTAATTTGTTAATGAAGCAGGCGCTACTTAGAATATCAGGCCTGGATACAAGAAGAATGAGATGGCAGTACTTTATAGCAGTGAATTTAAACGTAGAGGCAGTTTTAGGATGGCCACCAGTTCTTGATGCAGCTCCTCTGAAAAGCAGGATTCACAAGCTCTTTGCTGAGACATGAATGTGGTGACACCTTGCAGAGTTCTCTACCAGTCTGCTGAACAGTAGGTGGAAGATGTTTTGGGACTGTTGTGGTGAACTTGAGGGGAGCCCTCAACATCCCACATCTCTGTTTTGTCTCGTAGCCCCTAGTGCTCTTCACAGCATCTCTCCACAGATGCTGCAAAGTTTAAAAAACTCTGCTGTCTGAGAGCCCTAAGGTGCTAGGTGGACCACTCTGGGccttttcacaccacagatGAGCATTTCAcagtggttgagtggttagcactgttgcctcacagcaagaaggttcctggtttgaaacccatcaggggcctttctgtgtggagtttgcatgttctccctgtgcttgtgtgggttttctccaggtactctggtttcctcccacagtccaaaaacatgtatgtcaggttgattggtgactctaaattgcccataggagtgagtgtgagtgtgtgaggttgtttgtctctatgtggccctgtgatggactggggacctgtccagggtggacccctgcctttcacccaaagagagctgggataggctccagcagatccctgggaccctggttgggaataagggggtatagatgatggatggatgaagtgaAGCATAAGTGTCCCATTCATATTCAGATTTAGGTAGATTTGTGACTAAAACTGATGGTCCAAACCAGAACAATGGCTGGGCCTGTTCTTCTCATGTTGAAGATGGTAGCGTGTCTCAGTGGATAGCATACAGCTACATATCTCTCAACTGACATCACAGCCAGGGTGAGAGGGGAGACTGTCGCTGTAAAAACCAAAAGCAGGACAACGGTGCCACATGCATAATATGTCATTTTTATCTGTAAGGACGCCAGAAAGTAAAGCAAAATAAACTCAAAAAATTAAGTAATAATAGAGTAGGATGGCACATTTTACGTTAATGTTTATGATAATTTTGCATGTCGATCATCTTTACAAGCTAATTTCCAAATCGGAAAGATGTaagtttgtaaaatgtgaacttCTCCTAACTTTTCCATATAATGatgtgtgttattgttgttatgGGAAAATTGTCTCACCAAATCCAATGTTGACTCATTTAGATGCATTAAGTATTCAAACTCTTGCTCATTAATGTCTTCAGTAAATACTGATATCATTAATGCTCCCTGTGCATGTCAGAGCCATTTGTGGAGACCACTGTGGAGAAAAAGTTCAAGAAGCACAAACAAGTCCAAAGCAAAACAGGAAACGTCTCTATCAAGTCCCAGTCTCTCGACCTGCTCCATGCATCATGTGAGAAGTCATGTTTATAGAATAATGTGTCTTTCTTTGAAGCACTTTGACATTCCATAATTGTAAATGTGAAAAGATATGTTCTCGTTCAAAGCACAAAAGTTGGCTGTGCTTTATGTTTGTCACTGTTCTTGCTCTTCACTCGTTGTTTTACACACTTTCAATAAAATTGGAGGCAGAGAAGGAGGGacaagcccccccccccaagcaTTTAGAGGAAATGAATTATGTTGgagtggccctgtgatggactggtgacctgcccagggtgtacccctgcctttccaGCCCCCCAGTGACCACCTAGGGGAAAAGTGGTATCAGTGATAGatgtcagtatttttaaatggacagtttttttgcattgcagtgacctgaaaaaca includes:
- the LOC113142593 gene encoding microtubule-associated protein 11-like produces the protein MESQCEYFMYFPAVPITDLSDPARYRTLPRRSHLYLGETVRFLLVLRCRDSGATPTEHGPGPGDGTTASFGTESASSRAWRELAGSLCAVASVSPGESSRHRGNHHQHLHDYQGSGDEANEDGEEDYIAAAEAAIAALGSRVDSRCRSFRDCKPLLIHNSSGTAAREFRRAPVQSPLDEPVVLTDEVIFPLTVSLDKLPVSTLKVKVMVTVWKREAEKAEVQELGYLSVLQQREPTHTFRHDLNTFKAQVSTTLTVLPPPTVRCKQMTVSGRHLAVLKVFNESSQEEVSVRDVRILPNLNASYLPMMPDGSVLLVDNVCHQSGEVGMASFCRVDSPACRLPSMLSALEEHDFLFQLHLNDIPQDDSNEGLEVPLVAVLQWSTPKMPFTNCIYTHYRLPSIRLDRPRFVMTASCPSTVKVKEHFKVKYVLLNNLQDFLAVRLVWTPEGQEMLCVVCSGRGQGEDTALAAVICHTPLSNLGHCRKGSTLSFSVAFQILKPGLYELSQHMKLKLQFTASVSNPPPDARPLSRKNSPSSPAVRDLLDRHQASLGRSQSFSHQQPSRSHIMRTGSAMERRAITPPVGSPVGRPLYLPPQDKTLLSLDKIAKRECKVLVVDPV
- the LOC113142594 gene encoding odorant receptor 131-2-like, with the protein product MQISQRLYNLLFADTVQLALSQLLYLLSTCRILLTYPVCGVLIMLARLSNDISPLTLVVMSLERYVAVCYPLRHATIITIRNTGLAICVVWAFSLLNVLIRVLLLINFLFKNMESLLMKDICSGLFLLLDLKADQFDKVYTYLVFTSATVAITSSYIGVIVAARSASTDKASAHKARNTLLLHLVQLGLSLISTMYNIFIQPLLTILPTLAIVRVRNVFYVFIFVLPRCLSSLIYGLRDQTIRPVLMYHLSCGLKHSGPSQC